In Desulfobacterales bacterium, the following are encoded in one genomic region:
- a CDS encoding four helix bundle protein, whose translation MAGKSVKEGAVRTHRDLDVWQKSITFVTTVYKATDAFPNREIYGLTSQIRRSAVSIPSNIAEGATRKNKAEFKQFLYIGLSSGAELETQLIIANNLK comes from the coding sequence GTGGCAGGAAAGAGTGTGAAAGAGGGGGCGGTCAGAACGCACAGGGATTTGGATGTCTGGCAAAAATCCATTACCTTTGTCACCACTGTTTATAAAGCAACCGATGCATTTCCCAACAGAGAAATTTACGGGTTAACGTCACAAATTCGAAGATCAGCGGTATCCATTCCGTCCAATATTGCAGAGGGCGCAACCAGGAAAAACAAGGCGGAATTTAAACAATTTCTTTACATTGGATTATCAAGCGGTGCCGAGCTTGAGACCCAGCTCATTATCGCAAATAATCTAAAATAG